From Blattabacterium cuenoti, a single genomic window includes:
- a CDS encoding SufE family protein: MTLHKREEIIKKEFQVLKNWEEKYEYLIDLGKRLSKKSPIFRSEDKLIHGCQSKVWLEAKFNKSRIFFDADSDALLPRGMAALMIQVYSGLFPFDIIYSNANFIYEIGFQTFLSPTRANGILLFLKKIKFYAIAFNAKISIRLNSQI; the protein is encoded by the coding sequence ATGACTTTGCATAAAAGAGAAGAAATAATAAAAAAGGAATTTCAAGTTCTTAAAAATTGGGAAGAAAAATATGAATATTTAATTGATTTAGGAAAACGGTTATCTAAAAAATCACCTATATTTAGATCTGAAGATAAATTAATTCATGGATGTCAATCCAAGGTTTGGTTAGAGGCAAAATTCAATAAATCACGTATTTTTTTTGATGCGGATAGTGATGCTTTGTTACCTAGAGGGATGGCCGCGCTTATGATTCAAGTATATTCAGGGCTATTTCCTTTTGATATTATTTATTCTAATGCTAATTTTATTTATGAAATAGGATTTCAAACCTTTTTATCTCCTACTAGAGCTAATGGGATACTTTTATTTTTGAAAAAAATAAAATTTTATGCGATAGCTTTCAATGCAAAAATTTCTATCAGATTAAATAGTCAAATTTAA
- a CDS encoding class I SAM-dependent methyltransferase, which produces MNKYYPSSKEKKLKDMFNHIANKYDLINHILSFGFDFLWRKKIVHLLYNFSKKKILKY; this is translated from the coding sequence ATGAACAAATATTATCCTTCTTCAAAAGAAAAAAAACTAAAAGATATGTTTAATCATATTGCTAATAAGTACGATTTAATCAATCATATATTGTCTTTTGGGTTCGATTTTCTATGGAGAAAAAAAATAGTTCATTTATTATACAATTTTAGTAAAAAAAAAATTCTAAAATACTAG
- a CDS encoding 3-oxoacyl-ACP synthase III family protein: MIRSIITGTGHYLPNNVIKRDHFMKHKFYDKKGLKIKKSNEEIINKFQKITEIEERRYINKGLLNSDIAAIAAKIALKSSKLYKEKIDYIISAHNYGDVHPISCQSDLVPSIAARVKNKLKIKNKKCRPYDMIFGCTGWIEGMILADQLLRSKYAKNILITSSETLSKVIDPHDRNAMIFSDGAGAAVLSAIEYSEEKNYGIIHYDTQCNNDEELYYLMNGPSLNPNYKKSLVNIRMNGRRIYEYALTEVPNMIKNILDHTNLHIKEIKKILIHQANAKMDYAILKRLLKLYNYTSLNKDFLSKIMPMTIQKFGNSSVATVPTLLDLILKGKMPPHKIEPGDRILMVSLGAGMNINGMIYRFPKQKQ; encoded by the coding sequence ATGATTAGATCCATTATTACAGGAACAGGACATTATTTACCCAATAATGTGATAAAAAGAGATCATTTTATGAAACATAAATTTTACGATAAAAAAGGATTAAAAATTAAAAAATCCAATGAAGAAATTATTAATAAATTTCAAAAAATAACAGAAATAGAGGAAAGAAGATACATAAATAAAGGATTATTAAATTCAGACATTGCTGCTATTGCAGCAAAAATAGCTTTAAAAAGTTCTAAACTTTATAAAGAAAAAATAGATTATATTATATCAGCTCATAATTATGGAGATGTTCATCCTATTTCTTGTCAGTCTGATTTGGTGCCTTCTATAGCTGCTAGAGTAAAAAACAAACTTAAAATAAAAAATAAAAAATGTAGGCCATATGATATGATTTTTGGTTGCACAGGATGGATAGAAGGAATGATTCTTGCAGATCAGCTTTTACGATCTAAATATGCTAAAAATATATTGATTACAAGTTCTGAAACTTTATCTAAAGTTATAGATCCACATGATAGAAATGCAATGATTTTTTCTGATGGGGCAGGAGCTGCTGTTCTCTCTGCTATAGAATATTCAGAAGAAAAAAACTATGGAATCATTCATTATGATACTCAATGTAATAATGATGAAGAATTATATTATTTAATGAATGGACCTTCTTTAAATCCCAATTATAAAAAATCTTTAGTTAATATCAGAATGAATGGAAGAAGAATCTATGAATATGCATTAACAGAAGTTCCAAATATGATAAAAAACATACTAGATCATACAAATTTACATATCAAGGAGATAAAAAAAATTTTAATTCATCAAGCTAATGCTAAAATGGATTATGCAATTTTAAAAAGATTATTGAAATTATACAATTATACATCTTTAAATAAAGATTTTTTGTCAAAAATTATGCCTATGACAATCCAGAAATTTGGAAACTCTTCTGTTGCTACAGTTCCTACTTTATTAGATTTAATTCTTAAAGGAAAAATGCCTCCTCATAAAATTGAACCTGGAGATAGAATTCTTATGGTTTCTTTAGGCGCTGGAATGAATATAAATGGAATGATTTACCGTTTTCCAAAACAAAAACAATAA
- a CDS encoding type B 50S ribosomal protein L31, translated as MKKKIHPENYRPVVFKDINNEKIIICKSTVTTKDSIHLDGIDYPLYKMEISSYSHPFFTGEKKFLGKTGPAEKFKKKYEKYKKL; from the coding sequence ATGAAAAAAAAAATACATCCAGAAAATTATAGACCTGTTGTTTTTAAAGATATTAATAATGAGAAAATAATTATTTGTAAATCTACAGTAACAACAAAAGATTCTATCCATTTAGATGGAATAGATTATCCATTATATAAAATGGAAATATCTAGTTATTCGCATCCGTTTTTTACAGGAGAAAAAAAATTTTTGGGAAAAACAGGTCCAGCTGAAAAATTTAAGAAAAAATATGAAAAATATAAGAAATTATAG
- the rpsO gene encoding 30S ribosomal protein S15: protein MTVEKKKEIFKSYGTSVYDTGSSQVQVALFTYRINHLNHHLKNNKKDFNTERALVKMVGKRKKLLKYIEKHDINNYKNIIKHLGLRK, encoded by the coding sequence ATGACAGTAGAAAAAAAAAAAGAAATATTTAAAAGTTATGGAACATCTGTTTATGATACAGGTTCCTCTCAAGTTCAAGTAGCTTTGTTTACTTATCGGATCAATCATTTAAACCATCATCTAAAAAATAATAAAAAGGATTTTAATACAGAAAGAGCTTTAGTAAAAATGGTGGGTAAAAGAAAAAAATTGCTAAAATATATAGAAAAACATGATATTAATAATTACAAAAATATAATTAAACATTTAGGATTAAGAAAATAA
- a CDS encoding ubiquinone/menaquinone biosynthesis methyltransferase has product MLLANRFQHANITGLDPSDKMLKIAKKKIKNNFFEKRIHIIQGYSQNIPFKNETFDIVTIAFGIRNFQYLHHSIREIYRILNPSGILAILEFSNPSNYWIKNIYHLYFHLIKKIGNFISHNRYAYNYLQESIFSFPYYNNNMNKLLKNHKFNPIYIQELTFGIVSIYIAKKNEKNLF; this is encoded by the coding sequence ATATTATTAGCTAATAGATTCCAACATGCTAATATTACAGGATTAGATCCATCTGATAAAATGCTGAAAATAGCGAAGAAAAAAATCAAAAACAATTTTTTTGAAAAAAGAATTCACATTATTCAAGGATATTCACAAAATATTCCATTTAAAAATGAAACTTTTGATATAGTTACCATTGCTTTCGGAATACGAAATTTTCAATATCTTCATCATTCTATTCGAGAAATATATAGAATTTTAAACCCTTCAGGAATTTTAGCAATTCTAGAATTTTCTAACCCTTCTAATTATTGGATAAAAAATATTTATCATTTATATTTTCACTTGATAAAAAAAATTGGGAATTTTATTTCCCATAATCGTTATGCTTACAATTATTTACAAGAATCCATATTTTCTTTTCCTTATTACAATAATAACATGAATAAACTTTTAAAAAATCATAAATTTAACCCAATTTATATACAAGAATTAACTTTTGGAATTGTTTCTATTTACATAGCCAAAAAAAATGAAAAAAATTTATTTTAA
- the rpoN gene encoding RNA polymerase factor sigma-54 encodes MLKQQLLQKGQHKLSPQQIRLMKLVQLSTLDFEQRVQQELEENPALEEENCLDLEEDSDIENQTDLIEDQNQSIDMSEIDEYLSDDEMEDFQINYQNHYIKKYIPIIYGISFQEYLKNQLHTFRLNEKDLLIADFILGNIDDDGYIRRKITSIADDIFLRFGISVSIEKIEKLIVNYIQKLEPIGIGSRDLRECLLIQLDKKNFSQEVSFSKKIIRDHFESFVKKHYHKLQKKLGITKKDLKKVIDQIKKLNPKPGKIYSDNTKNMDHIIPDFNIYVSDDKLELSLNQRNIPELKVSSLYLDMLKSYKSEKNVKKNEKTIVFLKQKIDSAKWFVDAIKQRQNTLMLTMNAIMNYQKEYFLTGDPIKIKPMILKNISQKIGVGISTVSRVANSKYVNTPYGTFLIKSFFSEKMINREGKEISSIEIKKLLGESIDKENKKKPLTDEKLSKMLRKKGYLIARRTIAKYRDQMHIPVSRMRKNL; translated from the coding sequence ATGTTAAAACAACAATTATTACAAAAAGGACAACATAAACTCTCTCCACAACAAATTAGATTAATGAAATTAGTTCAATTGTCTACTTTAGATTTTGAACAGAGAGTTCAACAAGAATTAGAAGAAAATCCAGCTTTAGAAGAAGAAAATTGTTTGGATTTAGAAGAAGACTCTGATATAGAAAACCAGACAGATCTTATAGAAGATCAAAATCAATCTATAGACATGTCTGAAATTGATGAATATTTAAGTGATGACGAAATGGAAGATTTCCAAATCAATTATCAAAATCACTATATAAAAAAATATATTCCAATTATTTATGGAATTTCTTTTCAAGAATATTTAAAAAATCAATTACATACATTTCGTTTAAATGAAAAAGATTTATTAATTGCTGATTTTATATTAGGAAATATAGATGATGATGGTTATATTAGAAGAAAAATTACATCTATCGCAGATGATATTTTTTTAAGGTTTGGAATATCTGTTTCTATAGAAAAAATAGAAAAATTGATCGTAAATTATATACAAAAATTAGAACCTATAGGTATAGGATCTAGAGATTTACGAGAATGTTTATTAATTCAATTAGATAAAAAAAATTTTTCTCAAGAAGTTTCTTTTTCAAAAAAAATTATACGAGATCATTTTGAATCTTTTGTAAAAAAACATTATCACAAACTACAAAAAAAATTGGGTATTACAAAAAAAGATCTAAAAAAAGTTATTGATCAAATCAAAAAATTAAATCCTAAACCAGGAAAAATTTATTCTGATAATACTAAAAATATGGATCATATTATTCCAGATTTTAATATTTATGTATCAGACGATAAATTGGAACTTTCTTTAAATCAAAGAAATATTCCGGAATTAAAAGTATCATCTTTATATTTAGATATGTTAAAATCTTATAAGTCAGAAAAAAATGTTAAAAAAAATGAAAAAACCATTGTGTTTTTAAAACAAAAAATAGATTCAGCAAAATGGTTTGTAGACGCAATCAAACAACGTCAGAATACATTGATGTTAACTATGAATGCTATCATGAATTATCAAAAAGAATATTTCCTAACTGGAGATCCAATCAAAATAAAACCTATGATTTTGAAAAACATTTCCCAAAAAATTGGAGTAGGTATTTCCACTGTTTCACGTGTAGCTAATAGTAAATATGTTAATACGCCATATGGTACTTTTTTAATTAAAAGTTTTTTTTCTGAAAAAATGATAAATCGAGAAGGAAAAGAAATTTCCTCTATTGAAATTAAAAAACTTTTAGGAGAATCAATAGATAAAGAAAACAAAAAAAAACCTCTTACTGATGAAAAATTATCCAAAATGCTTAGAAAAAAAGGTTATTTAATAGCTAGAAGAACCATTGCTAAATATAGAGATCAAATGCATATACCTGTTTCAAGAATGCGAAAAAATTTATAA
- a CDS encoding aldehyde dehydrogenase family protein: protein MFQTINPVENNILKTYYFLSNKNIQIKLSEAQNAYQKWKNCSFNYKIQCLMKLCFCMHKAIDIIAYSITQEMGKPITQSYAEVKKSITLCKYYSELKESIFLKEIDTEYQVSYVKFESIGAILGIMPWNYPIWQTIRSTIPNLLLGNVILIKPALNTAGSSLLLEKIFLESGFPKGIFQILFIDIHQIESVIAHSAIQGITFTGSTLTGSIIGSLSGKYIKKSVLELGGNDAFVVLKDVDNVKKVARLATESRLNNTGQTCISAKRFIVDQIIIDDFIDAVIQEMKTYHRGDLYDESTKIGYISRCDLSDKLHQQYKNIIINGGKICLKITRDGNFFSPSLLKIENDNCIVNKEEIFGPIGIISSFEKEEIIPDIVNHTPYGLGASIWTKDLEKAEKILKKIDTGMVFINEVVKSDPRFPFGGVKKSGYGRELSILSIKEFSNWKTVINKKL from the coding sequence ATGTTTCAAACTATTAATCCTGTAGAGAATAATATATTAAAAACTTACTATTTTTTATCCAATAAAAATATACAGATTAAATTATCTGAGGCTCAAAATGCATATCAAAAATGGAAAAATTGTTCTTTCAACTATAAGATTCAATGTTTAATGAAACTTTGTTTTTGTATGCATAAAGCGATAGATATAATTGCTTATTCTATCACTCAGGAAATGGGGAAACCAATAACTCAATCTTATGCAGAAGTTAAGAAAAGCATTACTTTATGTAAGTATTATAGTGAATTAAAAGAATCGATCTTTTTGAAAGAAATTGATACAGAATATCAAGTTTCTTATGTAAAATTCGAATCTATAGGTGCCATATTAGGAATTATGCCTTGGAATTATCCTATATGGCAAACGATTAGATCTACTATTCCTAATTTATTGTTAGGAAATGTAATTCTTATTAAGCCAGCTCTTAATACAGCAGGATCTTCCCTTCTTTTAGAAAAAATATTTTTAGAATCCGGTTTTCCTAAAGGAATTTTTCAGATTTTATTTATAGACATACATCAAATAGAATCTGTTATCGCTCATTCGGCTATACAAGGAATCACTTTTACAGGAAGTACTTTGACAGGTAGTATTATAGGATCATTATCAGGAAAATATATCAAAAAATCTGTTTTAGAATTAGGAGGAAATGATGCTTTTGTCGTTCTAAAAGATGTAGATAATGTAAAAAAAGTAGCAAGATTAGCTACAGAATCTAGATTAAATAATACAGGACAAACATGTATTTCAGCAAAAAGATTTATTGTAGATCAAATTATAATAGACGATTTTATCGATGCTGTGATACAAGAAATGAAAACATATCATAGAGGGGATTTATATGATGAATCAACAAAAATCGGCTATATATCCCGTTGTGATTTGTCTGATAAATTGCATCAACAATATAAAAATATAATTATAAATGGAGGAAAAATATGTTTAAAAATTACTAGAGATGGTAATTTTTTTTCTCCTTCTTTATTAAAAATAGAAAATGATAATTGTATAGTGAATAAAGAAGAAATATTTGGTCCAATAGGAATTATTTCTTCTTTTGAAAAAGAAGAAATAATTCCTGATATTGTGAATCATACTCCATACGGACTTGGAGCTTCTATTTGGACAAAAGATTTAGAAAAAGCAGAAAAAATATTAAAAAAAATAGATACAGGTATGGTTTTTATTAATGAAGTTGTAAAATCAGATCCACGTTTTCCTTTTGGTGGAGTAAAAAAATCGGGATATGGAAGAGAGTTGTCTATTTTATCTATAAAGGAATTTTCTAATTGGAAAACTGTAATTAATAAAAAATTATAA
- the metE gene encoding 5-methyltetrahydropteroyltriglutamate--homocysteine S-methyltransferase has protein sequence MLKHNLGYPRIGVRRELKKACEAYWSNKINSHTLFQVGKNIRKENWKIQEKAGLDLIPCNDFSFYDHVLDMSLLLGVIPESYLSIPVIHNNIDLYFSMARGFQKNEWDIKAMEMTKWFNTNYHYIVPEFSKNHKFSIFSNKIFDELEESKKVLKSIQKIKPVLIGPISYLFLGKEKEKSFHRMDLVENIIPIYIKIIKKLKDEGVNWIQLDEPILVLDMSEKDKKVFKYAYGEISKFCSGINIMLTSYFDGISENISLLQEISVQALHIDLVEDSNQLEKILSFFSKKSKMILSLGLIDGRNIWKNNYAYSINKIEKSIEMIGENRIMIAPNCSLLHVPIDIEYENSIPINIKNRMSFARQKIYELNDLEKIVKGDKSVLLNNIDLLEKSSYIFYDQKIRERANQIKDQDIKRDNPFYIRQEKQKKKFNLPLFPTTTIGSFPQTKEIRNLRKRFRNNELSRDKYDEKIKNFIIDVIQKQEEIDLDVLVHGEFERTDMVEYFSNKLKGILSTENGWVQSYGSRCVKPPIIYGDVTRIEDMTVKWICFAQSKTKKLMKGMLTGPVTILQWSFVRDDQPISHTAYQIAWAIREEVLSLEKNGIQIIQIDEPAIREGLPLKKKDFKSYFDWAIKAFRLSSSGVKDETQIHTHMCYSEFNDIFEHIANMDADVITIETSRSKMELLKAFSIFSYPNEIGPGVYDIHSPRIPTVEEIFDLIEKASKRLPIKNIWINPDCGLKTRKWKEVLQSLHNMTKAAKIARNKFINLS, from the coding sequence ATGCTGAAACACAATTTGGGTTATCCCCGTATAGGGGTACGAAGAGAGTTAAAAAAAGCTTGTGAAGCTTATTGGTCAAATAAAATTAATTCTCATACTTTATTTCAAGTAGGGAAAAATATAAGAAAAGAAAATTGGAAAATACAAGAAAAAGCAGGATTAGATTTAATTCCATGCAATGATTTCAGTTTTTATGATCATGTTTTGGATATGTCCTTATTATTAGGAGTAATACCAGAATCTTATCTTTCTATTCCAGTTATTCATAATAATATTGATTTATATTTTTCTATGGCTAGAGGTTTTCAAAAAAATGAATGGGATATTAAAGCCATGGAAATGACAAAATGGTTTAATACCAATTATCACTATATTGTTCCAGAATTTAGTAAAAATCATAAATTTTCTATTTTTTCTAATAAAATATTTGATGAATTAGAGGAATCTAAAAAAGTACTGAAATCTATACAAAAAATTAAACCTGTATTAATTGGACCTATTTCTTATTTATTTTTAGGAAAAGAAAAAGAAAAATCCTTTCATAGAATGGATTTAGTAGAAAATATTATTCCTATTTATATAAAAATTATTAAAAAATTAAAAGATGAAGGAGTCAACTGGATTCAGTTGGATGAACCTATTTTAGTTTTAGATATGTCTGAAAAAGATAAAAAAGTTTTTAAATATGCTTATGGAGAAATATCTAAATTTTGTTCTGGAATTAATATTATGTTAACTTCTTATTTTGATGGAATATCAGAAAATATATCTCTTTTGCAAGAAATATCTGTTCAAGCTTTACATATAGATTTAGTAGAAGATTCAAATCAGTTGGAAAAAATACTTTCTTTCTTTTCAAAAAAGTCAAAAATGATTTTATCTTTAGGGCTTATTGATGGAAGAAATATATGGAAAAATAATTATGCTTATTCTATTAATAAGATAGAAAAATCGATTGAAATGATAGGAGAAAATAGAATTATGATTGCTCCTAATTGTTCTCTTTTACATGTTCCTATAGATATTGAATACGAGAATTCGATTCCGATAAATATCAAAAATAGAATGTCTTTTGCTAGGCAAAAAATTTATGAATTAAATGATTTAGAAAAAATTGTAAAAGGAGATAAAAGTGTATTACTTAACAATATTGATTTATTAGAAAAATCTTCTTATATTTTTTATGATCAAAAAATAAGAGAAAGAGCAAATCAAATAAAAGACCAAGACATAAAAAGAGATAATCCTTTTTATATTAGACAAGAAAAACAGAAAAAAAAATTTAATCTTCCTTTATTTCCTACAACTACTATAGGATCTTTTCCTCAAACAAAAGAAATACGTAATCTTCGAAAAAGATTTCGAAACAACGAATTGAGTAGAGATAAATATGATGAAAAAATTAAAAATTTTATTATAGATGTTATTCAAAAACAAGAAGAAATAGATTTAGATGTATTGGTTCATGGAGAATTTGAAAGAACTGATATGGTTGAATATTTTTCCAATAAATTAAAAGGAATACTTTCTACTGAAAATGGATGGGTTCAAAGTTATGGTAGTCGATGTGTTAAACCTCCTATTATTTATGGAGATGTTACTCGTATTGAAGATATGACTGTTAAATGGATATGTTTTGCTCAGTCTAAAACTAAAAAATTAATGAAAGGGATGCTAACTGGTCCTGTTACTATTTTACAATGGTCTTTTGTGAGAGATGATCAACCTATTTCTCATACTGCTTATCAAATAGCTTGGGCAATTCGGGAAGAAGTTTTATCATTAGAAAAAAATGGAATTCAAATTATTCAGATTGATGAACCTGCTATCAGAGAAGGATTACCTTTGAAAAAAAAAGATTTTAAATCTTATTTTGATTGGGCTATTAAGGCTTTTCGTCTATCCTCAAGTGGAGTAAAAGATGAAACTCAAATACATACACATATGTGTTATAGTGAATTTAACGATATATTTGAGCATATAGCAAATATGGACGCAGACGTTATCACTATAGAGACTTCTAGATCTAAAATGGAATTGTTAAAAGCTTTTTCAATTTTTTCTTATCCTAATGAAATAGGTCCAGGAGTATATGATATTCATTCTCCAAGAATACCTACTGTAGAAGAAATATTTGACTTAATAGAAAAAGCTTCAAAAAGATTACCTATAAAAAATATTTGGATTAATCCAGATTGTGGATTAAAAACTAGAAAATGGAAAGAAGTATTACAATCGCTTCATAATATGACAAAAGCAGCAAAAATAGCTAGAAATAAATTTATCAATCTTTCTTAA
- a CDS encoding GH3 auxin-responsive promoter family protein, with the protein MIKYLSEYFTSFFLKKRMKNIEFFMRYPVEIQSKLIHQLILYAKNTEFGKKYGFCDIKKYQQFSERIPIFRYSDLQSFIYRIRKGEKNILWPGQVKWFARSSGTTNTRSKYIPITKLSMNTCHYKAGKDMLSIYIHNHPETKIFLGKAVRLGGSYKLHKKYNTFYGDLSSILIKNMPFWVENICVPGKKIALMSEWEKKLENIVKETGHQDVRILLGVCSWLLIFLKKLLQEFNKKKIDEIWPNIEVIFHGGVSLIPYIYQYNKLFEKSINYYDIYSASEGFFAIQDQKKDKDLLLLLNHGIFYEFIPTEEINNTNPKIFPIEKVELNRNYALVISTNAGLWRYIVGDTVRFTSLSPYRILISGRTTHYINSFGEELIVENAEKALNQACMKTNSIIHEYTAGPVYMNQNNSGAHEWIIEFKKKPHDLGIFKKILDNELKYLNSDYEIKRYKNIVLGPPIIYVARNGLFYDWLKKHKKLGGQHKIPRLSNDRRYIDSILKMEKE; encoded by the coding sequence ATGATAAAGTATTTATCTGAATATTTTACATCTTTTTTTCTTAAAAAAAGAATGAAAAACATAGAATTTTTTATGCGTTATCCAGTAGAAATACAAAGTAAACTCATTCATCAATTGATTTTATATGCAAAAAACACAGAATTTGGAAAAAAATATGGATTTTGTGATATCAAAAAATATCAACAATTCTCTGAAAGAATTCCAATATTTAGATATTCTGATTTACAATCTTTTATATATAGAATTCGTAAAGGAGAAAAAAATATATTATGGCCAGGACAAGTAAAATGGTTTGCCAGATCTTCTGGAACAACAAATACAAGAAGTAAATACATACCCATCACAAAATTATCTATGAATACATGTCATTATAAAGCAGGAAAAGATATGTTATCCATATACATTCATAATCATCCTGAAACAAAAATTTTTTTAGGAAAAGCTGTTCGTTTAGGAGGAAGTTACAAATTACATAAAAAATATAACACATTTTATGGTGATTTATCTTCTATTTTAATTAAAAATATGCCTTTCTGGGTTGAAAATATTTGTGTTCCTGGAAAAAAAATAGCTTTAATGAGTGAATGGGAAAAAAAATTAGAAAACATAGTCAAAGAAACAGGACATCAAGATGTTAGGATTTTATTAGGGGTTTGTTCTTGGCTATTGATTTTTTTAAAAAAACTATTACAAGAATTTAATAAAAAAAAAATTGATGAAATATGGCCTAATATTGAGGTAATATTTCATGGAGGAGTAAGTTTGATCCCTTATATTTATCAATATAATAAATTATTTGAAAAATCTATCAATTATTACGATATATATAGTGCTTCAGAAGGTTTTTTCGCTATACAAGATCAAAAAAAGGATAAAGACCTCTTATTATTATTAAATCATGGTATATTTTACGAATTCATTCCAACAGAAGAAATAAATAACACAAATCCTAAAATATTTCCTATTGAAAAGGTAGAATTAAATAGAAATTACGCTCTTGTTATTTCTACTAATGCAGGATTATGGAGATACATAGTTGGAGATACTGTTAGATTTACTAGTTTATCTCCATACCGAATTTTGATTTCAGGAAGAACAACACATTATATTAATTCTTTTGGTGAAGAATTAATTGTTGAAAATGCAGAAAAAGCTTTAAATCAAGCTTGTATGAAAACAAATTCTATTATTCATGAATACACAGCAGGTCCAGTATATATGAATCAAAATAATTCTGGAGCTCATGAATGGATTATAGAATTTAAAAAGAAACCTCATGATTTAGGTATTTTTAAAAAAATTTTGGATAATGAATTAAAATATTTGAATTCAGATTACGAAATTAAACGATACAAAAATATTGTTTTAGGGCCTCCTATTATATATGTAGCTAGAAATGGTTTATTCTATGACTGGCTAAAAAAACATAAAAAATTAGGAGGTCAACACAAAATTCCTCGTTTATCCAATGATAGGAGATATATCGATTCTATTCTTAAAATGGAAAAAGAATAG
- a CDS encoding putative sugar nucleotidyl transferase — translation MNFILYDGIEWKKLFPITLTRPVSEIRLGLFTIKERWEKYLGKSVDHVITQPFLSKKYSKKKSFYFKNILLINSSYLPNEELIQILFSLKENETVFFEEKIIAIKKNFLLGKEDVLSLKKYKKTYHIKKVIHIQYPWDIFINNESVLKKDFLFFTKGKKSFSLLGKNYIIGRDRIFLEEDIQTNNVVLNAQYGPIYIEKGVQIMEGSVIRGPVYIGKNTTLNVGSKIYGGTTISTFCKVGGEIFNSVIFSYSNKVHDGFLGNSILGEWCNLGAGTNISNLRNDYRKVTVWNYEKKDFIPIDLRFIGVIMGDHSKSAINTQFNTATIVGVGGSIFGYGFPSRYIPSFSFGGIQSKKRIPFNKICETSEIMMKRRNINFSVLDKKILEYLYQLLDI, via the coding sequence ATGAATTTCATACTATATGATGGAATAGAATGGAAAAAGTTATTTCCCATTACATTGACTAGACCTGTATCGGAAATTCGATTGGGTTTATTTACAATAAAAGAGAGATGGGAAAAATATTTGGGAAAAAGTGTAGATCATGTTATTACACAACCATTTCTTTCCAAGAAATATTCAAAAAAAAAATCTTTCTATTTTAAGAATATATTGTTAATTAATTCTTCATATCTCCCTAATGAAGAATTAATTCAAATTCTTTTTTCTTTAAAAGAAAATGAAACTGTTTTTTTTGAAGAAAAAATAATTGCTATAAAAAAAAATTTCCTTTTAGGAAAAGAAGATGTTTTGTCTTTAAAAAAGTATAAAAAAACATATCATATAAAAAAAGTTATTCATATTCAATATCCATGGGATATATTTATAAATAATGAAAGTGTACTAAAAAAAGATTTTTTGTTTTTCACAAAAGGAAAAAAATCTTTTTCTTTGTTGGGTAAAAATTATATTATTGGTCGGGATAGAATTTTTTTGGAGGAGGATATACAAACGAATAATGTTGTATTAAATGCTCAATATGGGCCTATATATATTGAAAAAGGAGTCCAAATTATGGAAGGATCTGTAATCAGAGGTCCAGTATATATTGGAAAAAACACGACGTTGAATGTTGGATCAAAAATATATGGAGGAACAACTATTTCAACTTTTTGTAAAGTAGGAGGAGAAATTTTTAATTCTGTTATTTTTTCCTATTCTAATAAAGTTCATGATGGATTTTTAGGAAATTCTATCTTGGGAGAGTGGTGTAATTTAGGAGCTGGAACCAATATTTCTAATTTGAGAAATGATTATCGAAAAGTGACAGTTTGGAATTATGAAAAAAAAGATTTTATTCCTATCGATTTACGATTTATTGGAGTCATAATGGGTGATCATTCTAAATCAGCAATTAATACTCAATTTAATACAGCTACGATTGTAGGTGTAGGAGGTAGCATTTTTGGATACGGATTTCCTTCTAGGTATATTCCTTCTTTTTCTTTCGGAGGGATTCAAAGTAAAAAAAGAATTCCTTTTAATAAAATTTGTGAAACGTCTGAAATTATGATGAAGAGAAGGAATATAAACTTTTCTGTTTTAGACAAAAAAATTTTAGAATATTTATATCAGTTGTTGGATATTTAG